The Eriocheir sinensis breed Jianghai 21 chromosome 4, ASM2467909v1, whole genome shotgun sequence genome has a segment encoding these proteins:
- the LOC126980848 gene encoding protein polybromo-1-like isoform X14 has protein sequence MSVTPGNKVILPKRKRPEGEEGGSGGMSTPLAEGRPKRRRNDTTLVDTIQYIFDALRNKKKDEDLYLCEPFLRVPRKKTEPQYYDMIKSPIDMLKIQQKIKTDVYNELEEFCKDVQLLVDNAKLYYAKSTEEYKDACELWEIFLAAKERAPEEINKEKLRQQQMEEEERQGKRRSRGMPKTALAMSAPMILEEDTEPMTMEDAVEELFGAVITAMDNEGRIYSYDFRLLPSKNKYPEYYQLIEHPIDLKMVAQRIQAKQYKTVDDLEDDFALLFNNACSFNEPGSRIFKDARTLKKLVQLRKNDLLQILNAKKTVRLRSKRSTSNKPWSVLVAELEDGVELPLPEEDGVGGGTEMPLGTPHEDEESDEDVDPDNPQWQLFLAAKNLTAPSDPNYQLVEPFKRLPNRRWHADYYVEIKNPISMSQIRKKIVKGDYRYIPDMMEDFNLMFDNAQQYNRPDSRIYRDAVKLQKYIQNKAEEIMAIEDEDSDSDSDDDDSHSQSVSRGQRRLARPQRPLTFKRRAKILFKTLMDYMTEDGRQPIVAFIEKPNRRDYPDYYEVITQPIDMETIESKIKGERYNTEEELISDFKLMFHNCQRYNEEGSVIHTDATTLERVLNEKIRELNQGDNSLIKAKLLKKPTRFPVYACSAKHVKSLYSAVRDFRDSEGRQLSEVFMKLPSKALYPDYYEVIKQPIDLEKVLQKWRNNAYPSLDDIMADLTLMFQNACRYNEPDSQIYRDALTLQRHALEKRLELCSLDEGIPNVAALVQELFMSLFISVYNHEEEDGRYTAESFCELPDYDEVDGKKMRALSYDIMKRRLDKGLYTRLDHFQEDIFSVFERARRCSKLDSRTYLDAITLQTEYMKIRDELCNHGQILKSKALEFTEVGLNAQLESGRSHRQQESEQEAEDEDSKPPPQPTDGTNNSSLSHNEVQYFVGDFVYLSPPDKNCEYPILHIERLWTNSEGRQMVYGCNYYRPAETFHQPNRKFFEQEVFKTDQHHAYPLTEVIGKCYVLPLVDYVKTTPENVDEKDVFVCESRYNSRNRFFKKIKSFPFNVGERVKLVERLEPLEMKRVDSIFKERIERHKEELAELEEETKVIRRPLPNVAKAQGDGTSGNTYYEQYNIASGPVKVGDYVYVKGREAGKKSIRQICQLWVTPEGTAHFHGTMFKYASQTNPSGDQLSYRQEVYLTAGMETLPVSDITGRCMVMDMKDYCSFRLTEICESDVYVCESFLDEMNQRVSPLQSGLRKYKLSNLVNPDEVYYFKKPININKSDPSVTAVKKQPLPYESSPLTPRMDLDYDDSMDGPPPSVASVDSGVITGTPKVIKKTPTGKQFQQVTGKKQVTGYILFAAEIRKSITLKNPTANFGEVSRLVGIEWKRLTETDRKIYEDRAHQMNLENAERALSGNGPDSPQASQASQLPSSADLPLPNNPDVVFECMWESCDHMFEDLADLSDHLLLEATGHVFKVTQVFECGWRGCSRHKKSSLAPFPVVQRLAKHVREIHILKNTGRIIQHHDRSRNFMASTRQSLLSLQSTATTSSSTYTSTSGLIHGIPGRGITLPSGVVVNYPGISSTGQLTHHAQTATGGVNGSSVTTRSYEPMFVAPPPKTQRLLHSEAYIKYIENLDKPFISNWEKHLMATQENTGSINDSGRLPVQWLASGAGSHGTVVNALWALREYMMKDSLGIAKIL, from the exons ATGTCGGTCACTCCAGGAAACAA GGTGATCTTGCCTAAGCGCAAGCGGCCAGAGGGGGAGGAAGGCGGCAGCGGCGGCATGTCCACCCCACTGGCTGAGGGCAGACCCAAGAGGCGGAGGAACGACACAACGCTG GTGGACACAATTCAGTACATTTTTGACGCtctgaggaacaagaagaaagatgaggactTGTACCTGTGCGAGCCCTTCCTGCGGGTGCCTCGGAAGAAGACAGAGCCCCAGTACTACGACATGATCAAGTCCCCCATCGACATGCTCAAGATACAGCAGAAGATCAAGACTGACGTGTACAATGAGCTGGAGGAGTTTTGCAAGGACGTACAGCTCCTGGTGGACAATGCCAAGCTTTATTATGCCAAG TCCACAGAGGAGTACAAGGACGCCTGTGAGCTCTGGGAGATCTTCTTGGCGGCGAAGGAGCGCGCCCCCGAGGAGATCAACAAGGAGAAGCTTCGGCAgcagcagatggaggaggaggagcggcaggGCAAGAGG AGGAGCCGTGGCATGCCCAAGACCGCCCTGGCTATGTCTGCGCCCATGATCCTAGAGGAGGACACGGAGCCCATGACCATGGAGGACGCAGTTGAGGAGCTGTTTGGGGCCGTCATCACTGCCATGGACAATGAAGGGCGCATCTACTCCTACGACTTCAGGCTCCTGCCATCCAAGAAC AAATACCCGGAATACTACCAGCTGATTGAGCACCCCATCGACCTGAAGATGGTGGCCCAACGAATCCAGGCCAAGCAGTACAAGACTGTCGATGACCTTGAGGATGACTTTGCTCTGCTCTTCAACAATGCCTGTTCCTTCAACGAGCCTGGTTCACGGATCTTCAAGGATGCCCGCACCCTCAAGAAACTAGTGCAGCTGCGCAAAAATGACCTCTTACAGATTCTCAATGCCAAGAAGACTGTGCGTCTCAG GAGCAAGAGGAGTACCTCCAACAAACCCTGGTCAGTACTTGTGGCTGAACTGGAGGACGGCGTTGAGCTGCCCCTGCCAGAGGAGGATGGTGTGGGTGGGGGCACAGAGATGCCTCTGGGTACTCCCCACGAGGACGAGGAAAGTGACGAGGATGTGGACCCTGACAACCCACAGTGGCAGCTCTTCCTGGCCGCCAAGAACCTCACGGCTCCCAGCG ATCCGAATTACCAGTTGGTGGAGCCCTTCAAGCGGCTGCCCAACAGACGCTGGCATGCCGACTACTACGTTGAGATCAAGAATCCGATATCCATGTCTCAGATACGCAAGAAGATTGTG AAAGGGGATTACCGCTACATCCCAGACATGATGGAAGACTTCAACCTCATGTTCGACAACGCTCAGCAGTACAACCGGCCGGACTCCAGGATCTACCGGGATGCCGTCAAACTCCAGAAATACATCCAGAACAAGGCTGAGGAGATCATGGCCATTgaggatgag GACTCCGACAGCGACAGCGACGATGATGACTCCCACTCCCAGTCTGTCTCACGCGGGCAGCGGCGGCTGGCACGACCCCAGCGTCCACTCACCTTCAAGCGGCGCGCCAAGATCCTGTTCAAGACGCTGATGGACTACATGACGGAGGACGGCCGCCAGCCCATCGTGGCATTCATCGAGAAGCCCAACAGGAGGGACTACCCAGACTATTATGAG GTGATTACTCAGCCAATAGACATGGAGACTATTGAGAGTAAGATCAAGGGGGAGCGCTACAACACGGAGGAGGAGCTCATCTCGGACTTCAAGCTCATGTTCCACAACTGCCAGCGCTACAATGAGGAGGGCTCGGTCATCCACACTGACGCCACCACACTGGAACGG GTGTTAAATGAAAAGATTCGTGAGCTAAACCAAGGAGACAACAGCCTGATCAAAGCCAAGCTGCTCAAGAAGCCCACCAGGTTCCCCGTGTACGCCTGCAGCGCCAAGCACGTCAAGAGCCTGTACAGCGCGGTGAGGGACTTCAGGGACAGCGAGGGGCGACAGCTGTCCGAGGTGTTCATGAAGCTGCCCTCCAAGGCTCTCTACCCTGACTACTATGAG GTCATCAAGCAGCCCATCGACCTGGAGAAGGTGCTGCAGAAGTGGAGGAACAACGCCTACCCCAGCCTGGATGACATCATGGCGGACCTCACCCTCATGTTCCAGAATGCTTGCCGCTACAACGAGCCCGACTCACAGATCTACCGCGACGCCCTCACCCTCCAGCGCCATGCTCTCGAG AAGCGTCTGGAGCTATGCAGCCTGGACGAGGGCATCCCCAACGTGGCGGCGCTGGTGCAGGAGCTCTTCATGTCCCTGTTCATCAGTGTGTACaaccatgaggaggaggacgggaggtaCACTGCCGAGAGCTTCTGTGAGCTGCCCGACTATGATGAG GTGGATGGGAAGAAGATGCGAGCTCTCTCCTACGACATCATGAAGAGGCGGCTGGACAAGGGCCTGTACACGCGCCTCGACCACTTCCAGGAGGACATATTCTCCGTGTTTGAGCGTGCACGGCGCTGCTCCAAGCTGGACTCCCGCACCTACCTCGACGCCATCACCCTGCAGACTGAATACATGAAGATCAG GGATGAGCTCTGCAACCATGGCCAAATCCTCAAGTCAAAGGCACTGGAGTTCACTGAGGTGGGTCTGAACGCCCAGCTGGAGAGCGGCCGCAGCCATCGCCAGCAGGAGTcggagcaggaggcggaggatgaAGACTCGAAG CCTCCACCGCAGCCCACGGACGGCACAAACAACAGCAGCCTGAGCCACAACGAAGTGCAGTACTTTGTAGGGGACTTTGTCTACCTCTCCCCGCCCgacaag AACTGTGAGTACCCCATCCTGCACATTGAGCGCCTCTGGACCAACAGTGAGGGCCGGCAGATGGTCTATGGCTGCAACTACTATCGCCCTGCCGAGACCTTCCACCAGCCCAACCGCAAGTTCTTTGAGCAGGAGGTGTTCAAGACGGATCAGCACCACGCCTACCCACTCACTGAG GTAATTGGGAAGTGTTATGTGCTGCCCCTTGTGGACTATGTCAAGACGACACCGGAGAATGTGGATGAGAAGGACGTCTTTGTGTGTGAGTCGCGCTACAACAGCAGGAACAGGTTCTTCAAGAAAATCAAG TCCTTCCCATTCAATGTTGGGGAGCGCGTGAAGCTGGTAGAGCGGCTGGAGCCCCTGGAGATGAAGCGTGTCGACTCCATCTTCAAAGAGAGGATAGAGCGCCATAAGGAGGAGCTGGCCGAGCTGGAGGAAGAGACCAAGGTCATTCGTCGCCCTCTGCCG AATGTAGCCAAGGCCCAGGGGGACGGGACATCAGGCAACACCTACTACGAGCAGTACAACATTGCCTCTGGTCCTGTCAAGGTTGGGGATTATGTCTACGTCAAGGGCCGTGAGGCTGGCAAGAAGTCCATAAGGCAGATCTGTCAGCTGTGGGTCACTCCTGA GGGGACAGCTCACTTCCACGGCACAATGTTTAAGTACGCCTCACAGACCAATCCAAGTGGGGACCAGTTGTCGTACCGCCAGGAAGTGTACCTCACCGCCGGGATGGAGACCCTCCCTGTGTCAGACATCACTGGTCGCTGCATGGTGATGGACATGAAGGACTACTGctcct TCCGCCTCACGGAGATCTGCGAGAGtgacgtgtatgtgtgtgagagctTCCTGGACGAGATGAACCAGCGTGTGAGTCCCCTCCAGAGTGGCCTTCGCAAGTACAAGCTTTCCAACCTGGTGAACCCTGATGAGGTCTACTACTTCAAGAAACCCATCAACATCAACAAG TCTGACCCATCAGTGACTGCAGTAAAGAAGCAGCCACTCCCCTAC GAGTCCTCCCCCCTGACCCCCCGCATGGACCTTGACTATGATGACTCCATGGATGGGCCGCCCCCCTCCGTGGCCTCGGTGGACTCGGGCGTCATCACTGGCACTCCCAAGGTCATCAAGAAGACCCCCACTGGA AAGCAGTTCCAGCAGGTGACCGGGAAGAAGCAGGTGACTGGCTACATCCTCTTCGCAGCCGAGATCCGGAAGAGCATCACCCTCAAGAACCCCACGGCCAACTTCGGTGAGGTGTCCCGTCTGGTGGGCATCGAGTGGAAGCGGCTGACCGAGACTGATCGCAAAATATATGAGGATCGAGCCCACCAGATGAACCTTGAGAATGCGGAACGTGCCCTGAGTGGGAACGGACCAGACTCGCCTCAGGCCTCTCAG GCGTCCCAGCTCCCCTCGTCAGCGGACCTGCCACTACCCAACAACCCGGACGTGGTGTTTGAGTGCATGTGGGAGAGCTGCGACCACATGTTTGAGGACCTGGCGGACCTCAGCGATCACCTGCTGCTCGAGGCCACCGGGCACGTCTTCAAGGTTACTCAAG TATTTGAGTGTGGGTGGCGCGGCTGCTCCCGGCACAAGAAGAGCTCCTTGGCACCCTTCCCTGTGGTGCAGCGACTGGCAAAGCATGTCAGAGAGATCCACATTCTCAAGAACACCGGCCGCATCATCCAGCACCACGACAGGTCcag GAACTTTATGGCCTCCACACGGCAGTCACTCCTGTCCCTGcagtccaccgccaccacctccagcagCACATACACCTCCACCTCTGGCCTGATTCATG GCATCCCGGGCCGAGGGATCACCTTGCCCTCAGGGGTGGTGGTGAACTACCCTGGCATATCCAGCACTGGCCAGTTGACTCATCATGCTCAGACAGCTACAG GAGGTGTGAATGGCAGCTCAGTGACTACAAGATCATATGAGCCTATGTTTGTGGCTCCTCCTCCCAAGACCCAGAGGCTGCTCCACTCCGAGGCCTACATCAA GTACATTGAGAATTTGGACAAGCCATTCATCAGCAACTGGGAGAAGCATTTGATGGCCACTCAAGAAAACACTGGCAGCATCAATGACTCAGGCCGCCTGCCAGTCCAGTGGCTGGCCAGTGGCGCAGGTAGTCATGGTACTGTGGTCAATGCTCTCTGGGCCCTTCGCGAGTACATGATGAAGGACTCTTTAGGTATAGCAAAGATTTTGTGA
- the LOC126980848 gene encoding protein polybromo-1-like isoform X10 produces the protein MSVTPGNKVILPKRKRPEGEEGGSGGMSTPLAEGRPKRRRNDTTLVDTIQYIFDALRNKKKDEDLYLCEPFLRVPRKKTEPQYYDMIKSPIDMLKIQQKIKTDVYNELEEFCKDVQLLVDNAKLYYAKSTEEYKDACELWEIFLAAKERAPEEINKEKLRQQQMEEEERQGKRQRSRGMPKTALAMSAPMILEEDTEPMTMEDAVEELFGAVITAMDNEGRIYSYDFRLLPSKNKYPEYYQLIEHPIDLKMVAQRIQAKQYKTVDDLEDDFALLFNNACSFNEPGSRIFKDARTLKKLVQLRKNDLLQILNAKKTVRLRSKRSTSNKPWSVLVAELEDGVELPLPEEDGVGGGTEMPLGTPHEDEESDEDVDPDNPQWQLFLAAKNLTAPSDPNYQLVEPFKRLPNRRWHADYYVEIKNPISMSQIRKKIVKGDYRYIPDMMEDFNLMFDNAQQYNRPDSRIYRDAVKLQKYIQNKAEEIMAIEDEDSDSDSDDDDSHSQSVSRGQRRLARPQRPLTFKRRAKILFKTLMDYMTEDGRQPIVAFIEKPNRRDYPDYYEVITQPIDMETIESKIKGERYNTEEELISDFKLMFHNCQRYNEEGSVIHTDATTLERVLNEKIRELNQGDNSLIKAKLLKKPTRFPVYACSAKHVKSLYSAVRDFRDSEGRQLSEVFMKLPSKALYPDYYEVIKQPIDLEKVLQKWRNNAYPSLDDIMADLTLMFQNACRYNEPDSQIYRDALTLQRHALEKRLELCSLDEGIPNVAALVQELFMSLFISVYNHEEEDGRYTAESFCELPDYDEVDGKKMRALSYDIMKRRLDKGLYTRLDHFQEDIFSVFERARRCSKLDSRTYLDAITLQTEYMKIRDELCNHGQILKSKALEFTEVGLNAQLESGRSHRQQESEQEAEDEDSKPPPQPTDGTNNSSLSHNEVQYFVGDFVYLSPPDKNCEYPILHIERLWTNSEGRQMVYGCNYYRPAETFHQPNRKFFEQEVFKTDQHHAYPLTEVIGKCYVLPLVDYVKTTPENVDEKDVFVCESRYNSRNRFFKKIKSFPFNVGERVKLVERLEPLEMKRVDSIFKERIERHKEELAELEEETKVIRRPLPNVAKAQGDGTSGNTYYEQYNIASGPVKVGDYVYVKGREAGKKSIRQICQLWVTPEGTAHFHGTMFKYASQTNPSGDQLSYRQEVYLTAGMETLPVSDITGRCMVMDMKDYCSFRLTEICESDVYVCESFLDEMNQRVSPLQSGLRKYKLSNLVNPDEVYYFKKPININKSDPSVTAVKKQPLPYEAVRSVVLQESSPLTPRMDLDYDDSMDGPPPSVASVDSGVITGTPKVIKKTPTGKQFQQVTGKKQVTGYILFAAEIRKSITLKNPTANFGEVSRLVGIEWKRLTETDRKIYEDRAHQMNLENAERALSGNGPDSPQASQASQLPSSADLPLPNNPDVVFECMWESCDHMFEDLADLSDHLLLEATGHVFKVTQVFECGWRGCSRHKKSSLAPFPVVQRLAKHVREIHILKNTGRIIQHHDRSRNFMASTRQSLLSLQSTATTSSSTYTSTSGLIHGIPGRGITLPSGVVVNYPGISSTGQLTHHAQTATGGVNGSSVTTRSYEPMFVAPPPKTQRLLHSEAYIKYIENLDKPFISNWEKHLMATQENTGSINDSGRLPVQWLASGAGSHGTVVNALWALREYMMKDSLGIAKIL, from the exons ATGTCGGTCACTCCAGGAAACAA GGTGATCTTGCCTAAGCGCAAGCGGCCAGAGGGGGAGGAAGGCGGCAGCGGCGGCATGTCCACCCCACTGGCTGAGGGCAGACCCAAGAGGCGGAGGAACGACACAACGCTG GTGGACACAATTCAGTACATTTTTGACGCtctgaggaacaagaagaaagatgaggactTGTACCTGTGCGAGCCCTTCCTGCGGGTGCCTCGGAAGAAGACAGAGCCCCAGTACTACGACATGATCAAGTCCCCCATCGACATGCTCAAGATACAGCAGAAGATCAAGACTGACGTGTACAATGAGCTGGAGGAGTTTTGCAAGGACGTACAGCTCCTGGTGGACAATGCCAAGCTTTATTATGCCAAG TCCACAGAGGAGTACAAGGACGCCTGTGAGCTCTGGGAGATCTTCTTGGCGGCGAAGGAGCGCGCCCCCGAGGAGATCAACAAGGAGAAGCTTCGGCAgcagcagatggaggaggaggagcggcaggGCAAGAGG CAGAGGAGCCGTGGCATGCCCAAGACCGCCCTGGCTATGTCTGCGCCCATGATCCTAGAGGAGGACACGGAGCCCATGACCATGGAGGACGCAGTTGAGGAGCTGTTTGGGGCCGTCATCACTGCCATGGACAATGAAGGGCGCATCTACTCCTACGACTTCAGGCTCCTGCCATCCAAGAAC AAATACCCGGAATACTACCAGCTGATTGAGCACCCCATCGACCTGAAGATGGTGGCCCAACGAATCCAGGCCAAGCAGTACAAGACTGTCGATGACCTTGAGGATGACTTTGCTCTGCTCTTCAACAATGCCTGTTCCTTCAACGAGCCTGGTTCACGGATCTTCAAGGATGCCCGCACCCTCAAGAAACTAGTGCAGCTGCGCAAAAATGACCTCTTACAGATTCTCAATGCCAAGAAGACTGTGCGTCTCAG GAGCAAGAGGAGTACCTCCAACAAACCCTGGTCAGTACTTGTGGCTGAACTGGAGGACGGCGTTGAGCTGCCCCTGCCAGAGGAGGATGGTGTGGGTGGGGGCACAGAGATGCCTCTGGGTACTCCCCACGAGGACGAGGAAAGTGACGAGGATGTGGACCCTGACAACCCACAGTGGCAGCTCTTCCTGGCCGCCAAGAACCTCACGGCTCCCAGCG ATCCGAATTACCAGTTGGTGGAGCCCTTCAAGCGGCTGCCCAACAGACGCTGGCATGCCGACTACTACGTTGAGATCAAGAATCCGATATCCATGTCTCAGATACGCAAGAAGATTGTG AAAGGGGATTACCGCTACATCCCAGACATGATGGAAGACTTCAACCTCATGTTCGACAACGCTCAGCAGTACAACCGGCCGGACTCCAGGATCTACCGGGATGCCGTCAAACTCCAGAAATACATCCAGAACAAGGCTGAGGAGATCATGGCCATTgaggatgag GACTCCGACAGCGACAGCGACGATGATGACTCCCACTCCCAGTCTGTCTCACGCGGGCAGCGGCGGCTGGCACGACCCCAGCGTCCACTCACCTTCAAGCGGCGCGCCAAGATCCTGTTCAAGACGCTGATGGACTACATGACGGAGGACGGCCGCCAGCCCATCGTGGCATTCATCGAGAAGCCCAACAGGAGGGACTACCCAGACTATTATGAG GTGATTACTCAGCCAATAGACATGGAGACTATTGAGAGTAAGATCAAGGGGGAGCGCTACAACACGGAGGAGGAGCTCATCTCGGACTTCAAGCTCATGTTCCACAACTGCCAGCGCTACAATGAGGAGGGCTCGGTCATCCACACTGACGCCACCACACTGGAACGG GTGTTAAATGAAAAGATTCGTGAGCTAAACCAAGGAGACAACAGCCTGATCAAAGCCAAGCTGCTCAAGAAGCCCACCAGGTTCCCCGTGTACGCCTGCAGCGCCAAGCACGTCAAGAGCCTGTACAGCGCGGTGAGGGACTTCAGGGACAGCGAGGGGCGACAGCTGTCCGAGGTGTTCATGAAGCTGCCCTCCAAGGCTCTCTACCCTGACTACTATGAG GTCATCAAGCAGCCCATCGACCTGGAGAAGGTGCTGCAGAAGTGGAGGAACAACGCCTACCCCAGCCTGGATGACATCATGGCGGACCTCACCCTCATGTTCCAGAATGCTTGCCGCTACAACGAGCCCGACTCACAGATCTACCGCGACGCCCTCACCCTCCAGCGCCATGCTCTCGAG AAGCGTCTGGAGCTATGCAGCCTGGACGAGGGCATCCCCAACGTGGCGGCGCTGGTGCAGGAGCTCTTCATGTCCCTGTTCATCAGTGTGTACaaccatgaggaggaggacgggaggtaCACTGCCGAGAGCTTCTGTGAGCTGCCCGACTATGATGAG GTGGATGGGAAGAAGATGCGAGCTCTCTCCTACGACATCATGAAGAGGCGGCTGGACAAGGGCCTGTACACGCGCCTCGACCACTTCCAGGAGGACATATTCTCCGTGTTTGAGCGTGCACGGCGCTGCTCCAAGCTGGACTCCCGCACCTACCTCGACGCCATCACCCTGCAGACTGAATACATGAAGATCAG GGATGAGCTCTGCAACCATGGCCAAATCCTCAAGTCAAAGGCACTGGAGTTCACTGAGGTGGGTCTGAACGCCCAGCTGGAGAGCGGCCGCAGCCATCGCCAGCAGGAGTcggagcaggaggcggaggatgaAGACTCGAAG CCTCCACCGCAGCCCACGGACGGCACAAACAACAGCAGCCTGAGCCACAACGAAGTGCAGTACTTTGTAGGGGACTTTGTCTACCTCTCCCCGCCCgacaag AACTGTGAGTACCCCATCCTGCACATTGAGCGCCTCTGGACCAACAGTGAGGGCCGGCAGATGGTCTATGGCTGCAACTACTATCGCCCTGCCGAGACCTTCCACCAGCCCAACCGCAAGTTCTTTGAGCAGGAGGTGTTCAAGACGGATCAGCACCACGCCTACCCACTCACTGAG GTAATTGGGAAGTGTTATGTGCTGCCCCTTGTGGACTATGTCAAGACGACACCGGAGAATGTGGATGAGAAGGACGTCTTTGTGTGTGAGTCGCGCTACAACAGCAGGAACAGGTTCTTCAAGAAAATCAAG TCCTTCCCATTCAATGTTGGGGAGCGCGTGAAGCTGGTAGAGCGGCTGGAGCCCCTGGAGATGAAGCGTGTCGACTCCATCTTCAAAGAGAGGATAGAGCGCCATAAGGAGGAGCTGGCCGAGCTGGAGGAAGAGACCAAGGTCATTCGTCGCCCTCTGCCG AATGTAGCCAAGGCCCAGGGGGACGGGACATCAGGCAACACCTACTACGAGCAGTACAACATTGCCTCTGGTCCTGTCAAGGTTGGGGATTATGTCTACGTCAAGGGCCGTGAGGCTGGCAAGAAGTCCATAAGGCAGATCTGTCAGCTGTGGGTCACTCCTGA GGGGACAGCTCACTTCCACGGCACAATGTTTAAGTACGCCTCACAGACCAATCCAAGTGGGGACCAGTTGTCGTACCGCCAGGAAGTGTACCTCACCGCCGGGATGGAGACCCTCCCTGTGTCAGACATCACTGGTCGCTGCATGGTGATGGACATGAAGGACTACTGctcct TCCGCCTCACGGAGATCTGCGAGAGtgacgtgtatgtgtgtgagagctTCCTGGACGAGATGAACCAGCGTGTGAGTCCCCTCCAGAGTGGCCTTCGCAAGTACAAGCTTTCCAACCTGGTGAACCCTGATGAGGTCTACTACTTCAAGAAACCCATCAACATCAACAAG TCTGACCCATCAGTGACTGCAGTAAAGAAGCAGCCACTCCCCTAC GAGGCTGTGAGGAGTGTGGTGTTGCAGGAGTCCTCCCCCCTGACCCCCCGCATGGACCTTGACTATGATGACTCCATGGATGGGCCGCCCCCCTCCGTGGCCTCGGTGGACTCGGGCGTCATCACTGGCACTCCCAAGGTCATCAAGAAGACCCCCACTGGA AAGCAGTTCCAGCAGGTGACCGGGAAGAAGCAGGTGACTGGCTACATCCTCTTCGCAGCCGAGATCCGGAAGAGCATCACCCTCAAGAACCCCACGGCCAACTTCGGTGAGGTGTCCCGTCTGGTGGGCATCGAGTGGAAGCGGCTGACCGAGACTGATCGCAAAATATATGAGGATCGAGCCCACCAGATGAACCTTGAGAATGCGGAACGTGCCCTGAGTGGGAACGGACCAGACTCGCCTCAGGCCTCTCAG GCGTCCCAGCTCCCCTCGTCAGCGGACCTGCCACTACCCAACAACCCGGACGTGGTGTTTGAGTGCATGTGGGAGAGCTGCGACCACATGTTTGAGGACCTGGCGGACCTCAGCGATCACCTGCTGCTCGAGGCCACCGGGCACGTCTTCAAGGTTACTCAAG TATTTGAGTGTGGGTGGCGCGGCTGCTCCCGGCACAAGAAGAGCTCCTTGGCACCCTTCCCTGTGGTGCAGCGACTGGCAAAGCATGTCAGAGAGATCCACATTCTCAAGAACACCGGCCGCATCATCCAGCACCACGACAGGTCcag GAACTTTATGGCCTCCACACGGCAGTCACTCCTGTCCCTGcagtccaccgccaccacctccagcagCACATACACCTCCACCTCTGGCCTGATTCATG GCATCCCGGGCCGAGGGATCACCTTGCCCTCAGGGGTGGTGGTGAACTACCCTGGCATATCCAGCACTGGCCAGTTGACTCATCATGCTCAGACAGCTACAG GAGGTGTGAATGGCAGCTCAGTGACTACAAGATCATATGAGCCTATGTTTGTGGCTCCTCCTCCCAAGACCCAGAGGCTGCTCCACTCCGAGGCCTACATCAA GTACATTGAGAATTTGGACAAGCCATTCATCAGCAACTGGGAGAAGCATTTGATGGCCACTCAAGAAAACACTGGCAGCATCAATGACTCAGGCCGCCTGCCAGTCCAGTGGCTGGCCAGTGGCGCAGGTAGTCATGGTACTGTGGTCAATGCTCTCTGGGCCCTTCGCGAGTACATGATGAAGGACTCTTTAGGTATAGCAAAGATTTTGTGA